From the genome of Labrus bergylta chromosome 4, fLabBer1.1, whole genome shotgun sequence, one region includes:
- the LOC136178872 gene encoding presequence protease, mitochondrial-like, translating into MYPFSTQNGKDFQNLLSVYLDAAFFPCLREQDFWQEGWRLENENPTDPNSPLVFKGVVFNEMKGAFSDNERVYAQHLQNKLYPDHTYSVVSGGEPLAIPDLTWEQLKQFHATHYHPSNARFFTYGDLPLEQHLKQIEEEALSKFERINPNTEVPPQPHWSSPREDHVTCSPDALAPDPARQNTLCVSYLLGDITDTFEGFTLSLLLSLMISGPNSPFYKALIEPNIGTDFSSVVGYDGSTKEASFSIGLQGMAEEDTERVKQIISQTINDIIESGFEEERIDALLHKIQIQMKHQSTNFGLSLASYIASSWNHDGDPVELLQINDSVAKFKQTLKENPRFLQDKVKHYFKENTHRLTLSMSPDEVYLEKQAQAEEEKLQKKIHALSDSDKKDIYEKGLELLAAQSKTQDASCLPALKVSDIEPTIPVTPVQISTAVGVPVQYCEQPTNGLVYFRAMCSLNTLPEDLRLYVPLFCSVVTKMGCGGLDYRQQSQQMELRTGGMSVSTQVVPDSTQLDMYEQGVLLSSSCLERNLPHMFHLWSDIFNNPHFDEVERLRVLVMMSAQELANGISYSGHMYAMTRAGRHLTPAGDLNETLGGMEQVKFMKRVAELSDLSQVIRTLVRIKKHLLNPDNMRCAINTTPQKMSDTAAQLESFMKDVADNRKERKPVRSNIIERPLDPSDVSGLSRKLISEQNFQPCQMKTFFQLPFPVHFISESIRTVPFSHHDYASLCILARMMTAKFLHGEIREKGGAYGGGARMGGGLFSFYSYRDPNSVQTLSAFRRGVDWAKSGQFTQQDIDEAKLSVFSAVDSPVAPADKGMGRFLSGVTDEMKQNHRERLFAVTHQSLVEVAERYLGVGQRTCGVAILGPENEAIKKDPSWIVK; encoded by the exons ATGTATCCGTTCTCAAcccaaaatggaaaagactTCCAGAATCTTCTCTCGGTCTATCTGGATGCAGCTTTCTTCCCGTGTTTACGAGAGCAGGATTTCTG gcaggagggctggaggctggagaatgaaaacccaacagatcccaactcccctctggtctttaaaggagtggtgttcaatgaaatgaaaggggcGTTT tccgaCAACGAGCGCGTGTACGCCCAGCACCTCCAGAACAAGCTGTATCCAGACCACACGTACTCTGTGGTGTCAGGAGGAGAGCCTCTAGCCATCCCTGACCTTACCTGGGAACAGCTCAAGCAGTTCCACGCCACGCATTACCACCCCAGCAACGCCAg GTTCTTCACGTATGGAGATTTGCCTTTGGAGCAGCATCTGAAGCAGATCGAAGAGGAAGCTCTGTCCAAGTTTGAACGCATCAACCCGAACACAGAGGTCCCCCCCCAGCCACACTGGAGCAGCCCT AGAGAGGACCATGTGACCTGCAGCCCTGACGCTCTGGCTCCGGATCCGGCCCGGCAGAACACGCTGTGTGTGAGCTACCTGCTGGGAGA CATCACTGACACATTTGAAGGATTCACCCTCAGCCTGCTGTTGTCTCTCATGATCTCTGGACCCAACTCTCCCTTCTACAAAGCTCTCATCGAACCCAATATAGGAActgacttctcctctgttgtagG ATATGACGGCAGCACCAAAGAGGCGTCGTTCAGTATAGGACTGCAGGGAATGGCCGAGGAGGACACCGAGAGAGTGAAGCAAATCATCAGCCAAACCATCAACGACATCATCGA GAGCGGCTTTGAGGAGGAAAGAATCGACGCTCTCCTGCATAAGATCCAGATCCAGATGAAGCACCAGTCCACAAACTTCGGCCTGTCTCTGGCCTCG taCATTGCGTCATCGTGGAACCACGACGGCGACccggtggagctgctgcagatcaaCGACAGCGTTGCCAAGTTCAAACAGACCCTGAAGGAAAACCCTCGCTTCCTCCAGGACAAAGTCAAGCACTACTTTAAG gagaacacacacagactgaccctGTCCATGAGTCCGGATGAGGTCTACTTGGAGAAACAGGCCCAAGCCGAGGAGGAGAAGCTCCAGAAAAAGATCCATGCTCTGTCAGACAGCGACAAAAAAGACATCTATGAAAAAG gtctggagctgctggctgctcagAGCAAAACGCAGGACGCCTCCTGTTTGCCGGCACTGAAAGTGTCTGACATTGAGCCCACGATCCCTGTTACTCCTGTTCAGATCAGCACAGCAG TCGGCGTACCGGTGCAGTACTGTGAGCAGCCCACCAACGGGCTAGTTTACTTCAGAGCCATGTGCAGTCTCAACACACTGCCGGAGGACCTCAGGCTCTATGTCCCGCTCTTCTGCAGCGTTGTCACCAA gaTGGGCTGTGGAGGTCTGGACTACAGACAACAGTCCCAGCAGATGGAGCTGAGGACTGGGGGCATGTCTGTCTCCACCCAGGTCGTCCCTGACTCCACCCAGCTGGACATGTACGAGCAG ggtgtcctcctgtcctcctcctgcctggagagaaaccttcctcacatgtttcatctgtggagcgacatattcaacaa CCCCCACTTTGACGAGGTGGAGCGCCTGAGagtgctggtgatgatgtcagcacaggAGTTAGCCAATGGGATCTCCTACTCGGGCCACATGTACGCCATGACACGTGCAGGCCGTCACCTGACTCCAGCAGGAGACCTCAATGAGACGCTTGGTGGGATGGAACAG GTGAAGTTTATGAAGAGGGTCGCTGAGTTGTCCGACCTCAGCCAAGTCATCCGAACGCTCGTCAGGATCAAGAAGCATCTTCTCAACCCggacaacatgag GTGTGCGATCAACACTACTCCACAGAAAATGTCGGACACGGCAGCACAGCTGGAGAGCTTCATGAAGGACGTGGCTGACAACAGAAAGGAGCGCAAACCGGTCAGAAGTAACATTATTGAG aggcCTCTCGACCCATCGGATGTCTCGGGGCTGAGCCGGAAACTCATCTCT gaGCAAAACTTCCAGCCGTGTCAGATGAAAACATTCTTCCAGCTTCCCTTCCCTGTTCACTTTATCAGCGAGAGTATTCGTACGGTACCCTTCTCCCACCACGACTACGCCAG tttgtgcatcttggcgaggatgatgacggctaagtttctgcatggagaaatcagggagaagggaggagcctacgggggcggggccaggatgggaggaggtcttttctctttttactcgtACAG GGATCCAAACTCGGTGCAGACCTTGTCTGCGTTTCGTCGAGGTGTGGACTGGGCGAAGTCGGGACAGTTCACCCAGCAGGACATCGATGAAGCTAAACTGTCAGTGTTCTCGGCTGTAGACTCGCCTGTGGCCCCCGCGGACAAAG gaatgggtcgcttcctcagcggagtcaccgatgagatgaagcagaatcacagagaaagactttttgctgtcactcaccaaagtctggtggaagtggctgaaag ATACCTCGGCGTCGGTCAGAGGACTTGTGGAGTTGCTATCTTGGGTCCAGAGAACGAGGCGATTAAAAAAGATCCCTCATGGATCGTAAAATAA